Proteins encoded by one window of Scatophagus argus isolate fScaArg1 chromosome 4, fScaArg1.pri, whole genome shotgun sequence:
- the neflb gene encoding neurofilament light chain b: MTSIGFDSYFPSSYKRRVVVRGAGYGAGGGIGSRSVYSSHSAPLTSFASSRRSYPTHTRAVSSYSSVLSAPVSAAATELRLDQAAQVSSEFKALRTQEKAELQDLNDRFASFIERVHELEQQNKLLETELLLLRQRQTQPSNLRALYEHEIRQLRAAVEEAQHEKQAAQDHRNEMEDVLRNMQKRYEDEVLTREEAEGRLLDARKEADDAALGRAELEKRVGTLLDELAFLKRLCESEIAELQAQIQYSAEVSVEMEVAKPDLSAALRDIRVQYEKLAQLNLHSAEEWFCSKMNVMTAGTARDTESARNAKDEAGEYRRLLKSRTLEIDACQEMIQALENQLQEVEEKQSAEISALQDTIRQLEEELRANKSDMARYLKDYQDLLNVKMALDIEIAAYRKLLEGEENRLNVAGPASVSLYSQAVLAAPPYGRTQLSSAAPYLLSSRLYTSSLSMEETISASQAQQAEASPPQEEEQQEEEEQVEEGEKKEEEEEEQEQGEEEEEVEAEEDQGEEEEEEKEEEGEEEADGGEGDAEGGEKEDEEGGEEGPADEEEAGDEEGKKEEEEKQEEAEAEEKDGKD; encoded by the exons ATGACTTCCATCGGCTTTGACTCTTACTTCCCTTCCTCTTATAAGAGGAGAGTCGTTGTGCGCGGTGCAGGGTATGGAGCTGGTGGAGGAATAGGATCTAGGTCTGTCTACTCCAGCCATTCTGCCCCATTAACTTCCTTTGCATCTTCACGTAGAAGTTATCCAACACACACTCGAGCTGTTTCCAGCTACTCGTCTGTGCTTTCTGCTCCAGTGTCTGCAGCTGCCACTGAGCTACGCCTTGATCAAGCAGCCCAGGTGAGCTCTGAGTTCAAGGCATTAAGGACGCAGGAGAAGGCTGAGCTGCAGGACCTGAATGACCGCTTTGCAAGCTTCATTGAGAGGGTCCATGAGCTggagcagcagaacaaactgCTGGAGaccgagctgctgctgctcaggcaGAGGCAGACGCAGCCATCCAACCTTCGGGCCCTTTATGAGCATGAGATCCGCCAGCTCCGTGCTGCAGTCGAAGAGGCCCAACATGAGAAGCAAGCGGCCCAGGACCACAGGAATGAGATGGAAGATGTGCTGAGAAACATGCAAAAGCGCTACGAGGACGAAGTGCTCAccagagaggaagcagagggcCGGCTCCTGGATGCCCGGAAGGAAGCAGATGATGCTGCACTGGGCCGCGCTGAGCTCGAGAAAAGAGTTGGGACGCTGCTGGACGAGCTGGCCTTCCTGAAGCGCCTCTGCGAGAGTGAGATTGCAGAGTTGCAGGCCCAAATCCAGTACAGCGCGGAGGTGTCAGTGGAGATGGAGGTCGCCAAACCGGACCTGTCCGCTGCTCTTCGTGACATCCGAGTCCAGTATGAGAAGTTGGCACAACTCAACCTTCACTCTGCCGAAGAATGGTTCTGCAGCAAGATGAACGTGATGACGGCAGGCACGGCTCGCGACACAGAGAGCGCTCGGAATGCCAAAGATGAGGCTGGAGAATACCGCCGGCTCCTCAAATCCAGGACGCTGGAGATTGATGCCTGCCAGGAGATGATTCAAGCTCTGGAAAACCAACTCcaggaagtggaggagaagcagagtgCTGAAATCTCTGCTCTGCAG GATACGATCAGGCAATTGGAGGAAGAGTTGAGGGCGAACAAGAGTGACATGGCTCGCTACCTGAAAGATTATCAGGACCTCCTGAATGTGAAGATGGCCTTGGATATTGAAATTGCAGCCTACAG GAAGCTGCTTGAAGGAGAAGAGAACCGACTGAATGTCGCCGGGCCGGCGTCTGTCAGCCTTTACTCCCAGGCCGTGCTGGCTGCTCCGCCTTATGGAAGAACACAGCTGAGCTCGGCAGCTCCGTACCTGCTGAGCTCCCGCCTGTATACTTCATCGCTCTCCATGGAGGAGACGATATCCGCAAGCCAGGCACAGCAGGCGGAGGCCAGCCCTCCtcaagaggaggagcagcaggaggaggaagagcaggttgaagagggagagaagaaggaagaggaggaggaggagcaggagcagggagaagaggaggaggaggtggaggcagaggaagatcaaggagaagaggaggaggaggaaaaggaagaagagggagaggaagaagcagatGGAGGAG AAGGTGACGCAGAGggtggagaaaaagaagatgaagaaggaggagaggagggccCAGCTGACGAAGAGGAAGCGGGCGATGAAGAGGgcaagaaggaggaggaagaaaaacaagaggaggCCGAGgcagaagagaaagatggaaaagattaa